A genomic window from Gossypium hirsutum isolate 1008001.06 chromosome D12, Gossypium_hirsutum_v2.1, whole genome shotgun sequence includes:
- the LOC107945305 gene encoding serine/threonine-protein kinase SRK2I, with amino-acid sequence MDRADLTVGPAMDMPIMHDSDRYDFVRDIGSGNFGVARLMRDKVTKELVAVKYIERGRKIDENVQREIINHRSLRHPNIVRFKEVILTPTHLAIAMEYASGGELFERICAAGRFNEDEARFFFQQLISGVSYCHAMQVCHRDLKLENTLLDGSPAPRLKICDFGYSKSSVLHSQPKSTVGTPAYIAPEVLLRKEYDGKIADVWSCGVTLYVMLVGAYPFEDPDEPRDFRKTIQRILSVQYAIPDVVQISPECQHLISRIFVADPSARITIPEIRNHEWFLKNLPADLMDENTMGSHFEEPDQPMQSTDTIMQIIAEATIPAAGAPGLNHYIVDNLDDEDMDDLDSESELDVDSSGEIVYAM; translated from the exons ATGGATCGAGCAGACTTGACGGTCGGACCGGCTATGGATATGCCGATTATGCACGACAGTGACCGTTACGATTTCGTTAGAGATATCGGATCTGGTAATTTCGGAGTTGCTCGACTTATGAGAGATAAGGTTACCAAGGAGCTCGTCGCTGTCAAGTACATCGAAAGAGGCCGTAAG ATAGATGAAAATGTTCAAAGAGAAATTATTAATCATAGATCATTGAGGCATCCGAATATTGTTAGATTTAAAGAG GTTATTTTAACACCTACTCATCTTGCCATTGCAATGGAGTATGCCTCCGGAGGTGAGCTTTTCGAGCGGATTTGTGCTGCGGGTCGGTTCAATGAGGACGAg GCTCGGTTCTTCTTCCAACAGCTTATATCCGGCGTTAGTTATTGCCATGCGATG CAAGTATGCCATCGTGATTTAAAGTTGGAAAACACTTTGCTAGATGGAAGTCCAGCTCCTCGGCTTAAGATATGTGATTTTGGGTACTCGAAG TCTTCAGTTCTTCATTCGCAACCAAAATCCACAGTTGGAACTCCTGCATACATTGCTCCTGAAGTACTCCTAAGGAAAGAATATGATGGCAAG ATTGCAGATGTTTGGTCATGCGGGGTTACCTTGTATGTCATGCTGGTTGGAGCATACCCTTTTGAGGATCCAGATGAGCCAAGAGACTTTCGGAAAACAATACAA AGAATTCTTAGTGTCCAGTATGCCATTCCTGATGTCGTCCAAATATCACCTGAGTGTCAACATCTGATTTCAAGGATATTTGTTGCTGATCCTTCAGCT AGAATTACAATTCCTGAAATTAGAAACCACGAGTGGTTCTTGAAGAATCTCCCTGCTGACCTGATGGACGAAAACACAATGGGTAGCCACTTCGAGGAGCCCGATCAACCTATGCAGAGCACAGATACAATCATGCAGATAATAGCTGAGGCCACCATTCCAGCTGCTGGAGCCCCTGGCTTAAACCATTACATAGTCGACAACCTTGATGATGAAGACATGGATGACCTTGATTCTGAATCGGAGCTTGATGTTGATAGTAGTGGGGAGATAGTCTATGCAATGTGA